A region of Amyelois transitella isolate CPQ chromosome 19, ilAmyTran1.1, whole genome shotgun sequence DNA encodes the following proteins:
- the LOC106136593 gene encoding NADH dehydrogenase [ubiquinone] iron-sulfur protein 3, mitochondrial yields MSFFLKRTAGMAGNMSRLILNNMRPAAVQQFATKTDQTAASVETRPTFAKLDPMQKAQLIDFGKYVADCLPKYVQKVQLTSGNELEVLIPPEGVIPVLSFLKDHHSAQFVNLIDIAGMDVPTRPFRFEIIYNLLSLRYNARIRVKTYTDELSPVDSANDVFKAANWYEREIWDMYGVFFANHPDLRRILTDYGFEGHPFRKDFPLSGYVEVRYDDEQKRVVVEPLELAQEFRRFELSAPWEQFPNFRGNPAEEVVNPGEDKPKKE; encoded by the coding sequence atgtcctTCTTCCTAAAGCGCACTGCCGGAATGGCGGGCAATATGAGCAGacttattttgaataatatgaGGCCCGCAGCAGTACAGCAATTTGCAACGAAAACTGATCAAACAGCAGCATCAGTGGAGACACGACCAACCTTTGCTAAATTAGATCCCATGCAGAAAGCTCAGCTCATCGATTTCGGTAAATACGTCGCAGATTGTTTACCCAAATACGTCCAAAAGGTGCAGCTAACCTCGGGCAACGAACTCGAGGTTCTGATCCCACCTGAAGGTGTCATCCCCGTGTTGTCGTTCTTGAAGGACCACCACAGCGCGCAATTCGTTAATCTCATTGATATCGCTGGCATGGACGTACCCACGCGCCCGTTCAGATTCGAGATCATCTATAACCTGCTTTCATTGCGCTACAACGCCAGGATCCGAGTCAAGACCTACACAGACGAGCTATCACCAGTAGACTCCGCGAATGACGTATTTAAAGCTGCTAATTGGTACGAAAGAGAGATTTGGGACATGTATGGAGTGTTCTTCGCCAACCACCCAGATTTGAGGAGAATTTTAACTGACTATGGTTTTGAAGGCCACCCATTCAGAAAAGACTTCCCATTGAGTGGTTATGTTGAGGTTCGTTATGATGATGAGCAGAAGAGAGTAGTGGTGGAACCCCTGGAGTTGGCCCAGGAATTCAGGCGTTTTGAGCTGAGTGCGCCATGGGAACAGTTCCCCAACTTCCGAGGCAATCCAGCCGAAGAGGTTGTCAATCCTGGAGAAGACAAACCCAAGAAAGAGTAG
- the LOC106136591 gene encoding splicing factor Cactin: protein MSSRSEISKRRDRSKSRSLDRYRDRKGRSKDRKSRSHSPERSKHRSMSREKKKDKHEKHKKSKKKKKRHSSSSSSSSEDSDEEELKLLQRLEAERLRLKEERRKEKEAQKANETPEEKRARRLKEKQEKERRRRERMGWDNEYQCYTNQDNPFGDSALTNTFVWTKKLAKEGVKSVSRDELEALNRQKQLENKIELEKVKQRRLEREAERAAREAEAAAAARAREAQQFSSWARQEDAFHLQQARLRSQIRIRDGRAKPIDLLAWYVSSEECVDALEMHEPYTYLNGLQAQDLEDLLEDIKVYKELEKAGNQPYWEDVQTIVLDELGKLRREAAPLRARDGVHRAVAADVTQIFKGKTGEQLEALQTQIEQKISGRRDGVDIGYWESLLSQLKAHMSRARLRARHQHNLRRKLRLLKLQQGVAPPAQPAHQHEPEPSTSQPAAAAEGSGSGGSDEESAATCEALYEAGRYSPPLLAAAGLEPGTLLASPGDDERRVALFRAALHAANASKQHADFLAANPSPEPAAAPASSAALESLARRSIPQAAEHAPFGAELALPDQPCLWADKYRPRKPRYFNRVHTGFEWNKYNQTHYDMDNPPPKIVQGYKFNIFYPDLIDKNATPEFSLKPCPENPDFAVLRFHAGPPYEDIAFKIVNREWEYSYKRGFRCHFHNNIFQLWFHFKRYRYRR from the exons AT GTCGTCACGTTCAGAAATAAGCAAACGTCGTGATCGTTCCAAGAGTCGCAGTTTAGACCGTTATCGAGACCGCAAGGGTCGGAGCAAAGACAGGAAATCTCGGTCACACTCGCCAGAGAGGTCAAAACACAGATCTATGAGTAGAgagaagaaaaaagataaacatGAGAAACACAAGAAGagtaaaaagaagaagaagagacACTCTtctagtagtagtagtagcaGTGAGGACAGTGATGAGGAGGAATTGAAGTTGCTGCAGCGACTGGAGGCTGAGCGGCTGAGGCTGAAAGAAGAGAGAAGAAAGGAAAAAGAGGCACAAAAAGCCAATGAAACTCCAGAAGAGAAGAG GGCTCGCCGTCTTAAAGAGAAACAGGAGAAAGAGCGTCGGAGACGAGAGCGCATGGGCTGGGACAATGAGTACCAGTGCTACACCAACCAGGACAATCCATTCGGGGACTCCGCCCTCACCAACACGTTTGTGTGGACTAAGAAACTGGCTAAAGAAGGTGTGAAGTCAGTGTCGAGGGATGAGTTGGAAGCATTGAATAGACAAAAACAGTTGGAGAACAAAATTGAACTGGAGAAG GTGAAGCAGCGGCGGCTGGAGCGCGAGGCGGAGCGCGCGGCGCGCGAGGCggaggcggcggcggcggcgcgcgcgcgcgAGGCGCAGCAGTTCAGCAGCTGGGCGCGCCAGGAGGACGCCTTCCACCTGCAGCAGGCGCGCCTGCGCTCGCAGATCCGCATCCGCGACGGCCGCG CCAAACCAATAGATCTCCTAGCGTGGTACGTGAGCTCGGAGGAGTGTGTGGACGCGCTGGAGATGCACGAGCCCTACACCTACCTGAATGGGCTGCAGGCACAGGATCTTGAGGATCTGCTGGAAGACATCAAG GTGTACAAGGAGCTGGAGAAGGCGGGCAACCAGCCGTACTGGGAGGACGTGCAGACCATCGTGCTGGACGAGCTGGGCAAGCTGCGGCGCGAGGCGGCGCCGCTGCGCGCGCGCGACGGCGTGCACCGCGCCGTGGCCGCCGACGTCACGCAG ATCTTCAAAGGCAAGACGGGCGAGCAACTAGAAGCATTACAAACACAAATCGAGCAGAAGATCAGCGGCAGGCGAGACGGCGTGGATATCGGCTACTGGGAGAGTTTGCTCAGCCAACTTAAAG CGCACATGTCGCGGGCGCGGCTGCGCGCGCGCCACCAGCACAACCTGCGCCGCAAGCTGCGCCTGCTCAAGCTGCAGCAGGGCGTGGCGCCGCCCGCCCAGCCAGCCCACCAACACGA GCCGGAGCCGTCCACATCTCAGCCGGCGGCCGCCGCAGAGGGCTCGGGCTCCGGCGGCTCGGACGAGGAGTCGGCCGCGACGTGCGAGGCGCTGTACGAAGCGGGGCGCTACTCGCCGCCGCTGCTGGCCGCCGCCGGCCTGGAGCCCGGCACGCTGCTGGCCTCGCCCGGGGACGACGAGCGGCGCGTGGCCTTGTTCAGGGCCGCCCTGCACGCCGCCAACGCCAGCAAGCAGCACGCCGACTTCCTGGCCGCTAAT CCGTCACCGgagcccgccgccgcgccggCGAGCAGCGCCGCCCTGGAGTCGCTGGCGCGCCGCAGCATCCCCCAGGCCGCGGAGCACGCGCCCTTCGGCGCCGAGCTGGCGCTGCCCGACCAGCCCTGCCTGTGGGCCGACAAGTACCGCCCCAGGAAGCCCAGATACTTCAACAG GGTGCACACTGGCTTCGAGTGGAACAAATACAACCAGACTCACTATGACATGGACAACCCTCCGCCCAAGATCGTGCAGGGGTACAAGTTCAACATCTTCTATCCCGACTTGATTGACAAGAACGCTACCCCAGAGTTCTCCCTG AAACCCTGCCCCGAGAACCCTGACTTCGCCGTGCTGCGCTTCCACGCGGGCCCGCCGTACGAGGACATCGCATTCAAGATCGTGAACCGAGAGTGGGAGTACTCGTACAAGCGCGGCTTCCGCTGCCACTTCCACAACAACATCTTCCAGCTGTGGTTCCACTTCAAGCGGTACCGGTACCGACGGTAG
- the LOC106136596 gene encoding inhibitor of nuclear factor kappa-B kinase subunit epsilon → MSFLRGSENYVWCTTSVLGKGATGAVFQGVNKNNGEPVAVKTFNQLSHMRPHDVQMREFEVLKKVKHENIVKLLAIEEEQEGRGKVIVMELCTGGSLFNILDDPENTYGLQEQEFLLVLEHLTAGMKHLRDNNLVHRDLKPGNIMKYINEDGTTTYKLTDFGAARELQEEEQFVSLYGTEEYLHPDMYERAVLRKPVGKSFGATVDLWSIGVTLYHVATGQLPFRPYGGRRNKETMFYITTKKASGVISGTQTTENGPIEWARDLPSHCQLSLGLRKLVTPLLAGLLEVDPHRIWTFDRFFSEVQVITSTTPIHIFHVNKATSIKVFLKPDEKFEHLQTYICEQTSVVGESQILLHKETLLLSVVDDTTLGKNYPETTAEEPLMLFNKNNNNVNMPPEPDIPKFPVFPNIVSVENDATQAKTACSVGHVVRRRVELLCQASRLCGACVRAWGSLLAARLRALAERAHTLHALATRAHAAARALDLAASAARALADQSGSTSTTPPPESWGSAAGLVASEAESLRAAAAALQTRHGSGALKASWDAACPSQLRLHVRARTLVERLRDSWQHLVRDRATRSLTYNDEQFHVLERITAAESGRRARALLLQALPLARARADAVADWYKVAQTVYLQTHILDKDVSHTELKLLALAARLQDAEHTTRDKLNDALKQLSSSKPAGARAEPGAGAGAAEALGCREAGLRALLAAADDVAGSLAGNSALLARLSALSHQLP, encoded by the exons ATGTCCTTCTTGCGCGGTTCAGAAAACTATGTGTGGTGCACCACCAGCGTCCTGGGTAAGGGAGCTACAGGCGCTGTATTCCAGGgcgtcaataaaaataatggggAACCTGTAGCTGTGAAAACCTTCAACCAACTAAGTCATATGCGTCCACACGACGTCCAGATGCGCGAATTTGAAGTTTTGAAGAAAGTGAAGCATGAGAATATTGTTAAGTTGTTGGCTATCGAGGAGGAGCAGGAAGGTCGCGGGAAAGTGATAGTTATGGAGCTGTGTACGGGCGGAAGTTTGTTCAATATTCTCGACGACCCTGAGAACACTTACGGCCTTCAAGAGCAAGAGTTTCTGTTAGTTTTAGAGCATCTTACGGCTGGCATGAAGCATTTGCGTGATAACAATCTGGTGCACAGGGATTTAAAGCCGGGGAATATTATGAAGTATATAAATGAGGATGGTACAACAACTTACAAGTTGACAGACTTTGGTGCAGCTAGGGAACTGCAGGAGGAGGAACAGTTTGTGTCTCTTTACGGGACTGAGGAGTACTTGCACCCTGACATGTATGAGAGAGCAGTGTTGAGGAAACCAGTTGGCAAGAGTTTTGGGGCCACAGTGGATCTGTGGTCTATCGGTGTCACCCTGTACCATGTAGCTACGGGACAGCTGCCATTCAGACCGTACGGAGGCAGGAGGAATAAGGAAACCATGTTTTATATCACTACAAAGAAGGCTTCTGGAGTAATCTCG GGAACACAAACAACAGAGAATGGTCCAATAGAGTGGGCTCGTGACCTACCCTCGCATTGCCAGCTGAGCCTCGGGCTCCGCAAGCTGGTGACCCCGCTGCTGGCCGGTCTGCTCGAGGTGGACCCACACCGCATCTGGACCTTTGACAGATTCTTCTCCGAAGTGCAAGTCATCACGTCTACCACGCCCATTCATATATTCCACGTTAACAAGGCGACTAGTATAAAG GTGTTCCTAAAACCGGACGAGAAGTTCGAACACCTGCAGACTTACATCTGCGAGCAGACGAGCGTGGTGGGCGAGTCGCAGATCCTGCTGCACAAGGAGACGCTGCTGCTGTCCGTCGTGGACGACACCACGCTCG GTAAAAACTACCCGGAGACGACGGCGGAGGAGCCGCTGATGTTGTTCAACAAGAACAACAACAACGTCAACATGCCGCCGGAGCCCGACATACCCAAGTTCCCGGTGTTCCCCAACATCGTGTCTGTGGAGAACGACGCCACTCAGGCTAAG ACGGCGTGCAGCGTGGGCCACGTGGTGCGCCGCCGCGTGGAGCTGCTGTGCCAGGCGTCGCGGCTGTGCGGCGCCTGCGTGCGCGCCTGGGGCTCGCTGCTGGCCGCCCGCCTGCGCGCGCTGGCCGAGCGCGCGCACACGCTGCACGCGCTCGCCACGCGCGCCCATGCCGCAGCTAGAGCCTTAGACCTCGCCGCTAGCGCCGCCAGAGCGCTGGCCGACCAG TCCGGTTCGACCAGCACAACCCCTCCTCCCGAGTCGTGGGGCTCCGCCGCGGGACTGGTGGCGAGCGAGGCGGAGTCCCtgcgcgcggcggcggcggcgctgcAAACGCGGCACGGCAGCGGCGCGCTGAAGGCTTCGTGGGACGCCGCGTGCCCGAGCCAGCTGCGGCTGCACGTGCGCGCCAGGACGCTCGTCGAAAG GCTGCGCGACTCGTGGCAGCACCTGGTGCGCGACCGCGCGACGCGCTCGCTGACGTACAACGACGAGCAGTTCCACGTGCTGGAGCGCATCACGGCGGCCGAGagcgggcggcgcgcgcgcgcgcTGCTGCTGCAGGCGCTGCCGCTGGCGCGCGCGCGCGCCGACGCCGTCGCCGACTG GTACAAAGTGGCCCAGACTGTGTACCTACAAACCCACATCCTGGACAAGGACGTGTCGCACACGGAGCTGAAGCTGTTGGCTTTGGCAGCTCGTTTGCAGGACGCCGAGCACACCACGCGGGACAAACTCAACGACGCACTCAAGCAG CTGTCGTCATCGAAGCCGGCGGGCGCGCGAGCGGAGccgggcgcgggcgcgggcgcggcggagGCGCTGGGCTGCCGCGAGGCGGGGCTGCGCGCGCTGCTGGCGGCCGCGGACGACGTCGCCGGCTCGCTGGCCGGGAACTCCGCGCTGCTGGCGCGCCTCTCCGCGCTGTCGCACCAGCTGCCCTAG